The sequence CCTCGGCTTCCCTACCTTGACCTTCATCGATGACCTCAAACTGAAGGGTAGTATCTGGTTATCCACTGGAATGCCTTGATGTTTAGTTTTGAACGTGCCAAATGAATGCTGCTTAGGTTTGGTTCCATGGGATGAATGTAGCCAGTAACACTTGGGCCAGATGTACTATGTGAATTGTGTGTTGTGACTAGATCTCCTATTTTAAGGTGTTTGCTTCTAGTTCCAGTAGTGCCCCTTGCATAGCCTGTACAAAATGGATCTTGGGCAATAAACCGTGATTGGAGTGGAACTGTTAATAATAATCATTCATTCATTTCAAAACCTACACTTGAGCATTGGGTGCCAAGATTAAGGTTGTAGTTTTGAGCATGTTCTATCAAAGCTGAATTGGTAACCATGGGAtgatgcagcactgaaggaggccattcggcccatcctgcctgtgctgacAGTTGGGtggagctatccaactagtcccttTCCCCTGCTccatcccatagccctgcaaaattgtcTGTATTATGTCTAATTTTTTTACACTGTTGCCATTTAATTTACttgcaccatcctttcaagcagcccatgcatttatattaaaaaaaaagttgTCTCTCGTTGCCTTTCGCCAATCACTTTTGATTTTCCATTATCCAGCTTCCCTATTGCTAGGGGATTATCCACTCTCTACCACATTAGTGAAGTCAGTCGGCTGGTGCTAGCTTGTGTAACATTGTACATGGAAATTCAGGGAGACAATGTACCCTTTTTGAAGGAAGAAAAATTGAATTTCGCTTCATGTACAATACCCACAATAATGGATCTGCCATGTGATACCCAACTACTCTTCTGATCCCTCTGCAGTCCTTCTTCTTTGACCgtgatgatgttgccctgcgtcactttgctgagttcttcaaggagcagtcacatgaggaacgtgagcatgctgagaaactgatggaattccagaatcggcgtggaggacggatcatcttggCAGACATCAAGGTTTGGCTCCATAAACGAGGGGCCTTCTGTCTGCTCCCCTTAGACTGATTGTTCACAATACATTGTAAAGCAGTTGgttccaatttacagcacagaaaccaacCATTTGGacaaactggtctatgccagtgatcAGGCTCCAGATGtctcctcccaccttgctttatctagcaacatatccttctatttctttttcACTCTTGTACCTATTTAGCTTCTCCTCAAAtatatctgtgctattcacctgatCAATTTGACTCCAGTGGTTGATGGCTTAATGCAGTAATTCTATATTCTAACACTGCTTCATGGTAACCTTGACTTCGGATTGCATTTTTTCATCCCTAATTCCTTCAATACTTGTTGGTTTAATCCATTGTAAAGGAACTGTGACTTTTCTTTTCAGAaagcagagcaggatgagtggagcaatggtctggaggtgatgcagagagctctgcagatggagaagaatgtaaaCCAGAGTCTACTGGACCTGCACAAACTCTCTACTGGGAGCACTGAACTTCATGTAAGTTCCTCATGTGGGTTTCTGGGTAAGTTGGAGGTGGTGGGACATTGCTGTCCTTGAGCTGTTTCAAAAGAGCTCCATGCCCAATAGCTTTGTTTTGGGGGTCACTCCTGGGTTCTTCAGAGGCTTAGGGACAGGACTGGGAAGTTGGCCTACTGTGGACATTGAGCAGTAAatgtgtcccagtgtttccaggaTCTAAGCTCACCTTGTACACGAGTTACTGGATCATTAGAGCAAATGTACATCAATCTCAATTGCCTTACTTGACTATACTCCAGTCGAAGAGGATTAAAATCCCAATTTGAGGGGATGCTCTGATGTTTCTTGATGTCTGCTGCTGGACATtactagtttccctctttcagttgtgtgacttcctggagactcaCTACTTAGATGaataagtgaagatgatcaagaagcttggagatcacatcaccaaccagaagagactgggagcccctgtgaatgacctgggagagtacctgttcgacaagcacaccctgggggagagtgactaaactgactgaTGGGATCAAGCTTATTGTGCTTAattcttgtatttatataattgggAACTCTGTCCTGTAGGGAATGATGGCTTGTGCCTTTGTACAAAGAGCTGAGACCCATAACTGTAAATAAATTGTTCAAAATTGGACTGTTTTCTTGCCTTGTAAACTTGAGTGGTAGCTTATTTTTCATTTGACATAACTTGGTTTACATCAAATAAGAATTACACTGAGCTGTGCAATAGTGTTCCGGGATTCAGTCCTATGAAATGTGTTTTTCCTCTCGTGTAATGTCTATGTATTGACTGGGATATTCAGGCACCTGTTGTAAGATCTAAAATGTTCAATGG is a genomic window of Pristiophorus japonicus isolate sPriJap1 chromosome 4, sPriJap1.hap1, whole genome shotgun sequence containing:
- the LOC139262211 gene encoding ferritin heavy chain, oocyte isoform-like — translated: MASQVRQNYHKDCEAAVNQQVNMELCSSYVYLSMSFFFDRDDVALRHFAEFFKEQSHEEREHAEKLMEFQNRRGGRIILADIKKAEQDEWSNGLEVMQRALQMEKNVNQSLLDLHKLSTGSTELHLCDFLETHYLDE